The Clostridium sp. AWRP genome has a window encoding:
- a CDS encoding DUF378 domain-containing protein: MRTLDIIALALVVIGALNWGLIGFFRFDLVASLFGTMSIATRVIYALVGLGGLYALSFFGNERSTGDTKEVK; encoded by the coding sequence ATGAGAACATTAGATATAATTGCACTAGCATTAGTTGTAATAGGTGCGTTAAATTGGGGACTAATTGGTTTTTTTAGATTTGACCTTGTAGCATCACTATTTGGAACAATGTCCATAGCTACTAGAGTAATATACGCTCTTGTAGGACTAGGAGGGTTGTATGCACTTTCGTTTTTCGGAAATGAAAGAAGCACTGGAGATACAAAAGAAGTCAAATAA
- the argH gene encoding argininosuccinate lyase → MKLWGGRFKKSESKLMEDFNSSLSFDKLLYSEDIEGSMAHVKMLSKCNILSKEEGESILKGLQSILSDIEDGKLKIEGDYEDIHTFVEVNLIERVGQVGKKLHTARSRNDQVAVDFRLYCKKSALEVINNIEKLQDVIKNLGESNNIMMPGYTHLQRAQVVTFKHHIMAYYNMLKRDKARISNAVEIMDENPLGCCALAGTTYNIDRSFTAKELGFKKPVDNFLDGVSDRDYVLELLASFSIIMMHLSRLSEELILWSSKEFDFVQIDDEFSTGSSIMPQKKNPDAAELIRGKTGRVYGSLMSLLTTMKGIPLAYNKDMQEDKEQFFNSLDTVLSCLKVMSGMLSTLKIKKDNTFKAVKRGFLNATEAADYLVNKGMAFRDAHKVIGEIVLYCEERDKAIEDVSVDELKKFSSLFSDDVYEFINYENTLNRGIKKNLR, encoded by the coding sequence ATGAAACTCTGGGGAGGAAGATTTAAAAAATCTGAAAGCAAGCTTATGGAGGATTTTAATAGTTCTCTTAGCTTTGATAAACTTCTTTATAGTGAGGATATAGAGGGAAGTATGGCTCATGTAAAAATGCTTTCCAAATGCAATATACTGTCTAAAGAAGAAGGAGAATCCATATTAAAAGGACTGCAATCTATTTTAAGTGACATTGAAGATGGAAAACTTAAAATAGAAGGAGATTATGAGGATATACACACTTTTGTAGAGGTAAATTTAATAGAGAGAGTAGGGCAGGTAGGAAAGAAACTTCATACTGCTAGAAGTAGAAATGACCAAGTAGCAGTGGATTTTAGATTATACTGTAAAAAAAGTGCATTAGAAGTTATAAATAATATAGAGAAACTTCAAGATGTAATCAAAAATCTTGGAGAAAGTAACAATATAATGATGCCTGGGTATACTCACCTTCAAAGGGCACAAGTTGTAACTTTTAAGCATCACATAATGGCGTATTATAATATGTTAAAAAGAGATAAAGCAAGAATATCAAATGCAGTTGAAATTATGGATGAAAATCCACTTGGATGCTGTGCTCTTGCTGGAACAACTTATAATATAGATAGAAGTTTTACTGCAAAAGAATTGGGCTTTAAAAAGCCTGTAGACAACTTTTTAGACGGTGTAAGTGATAGGGATTATGTCCTTGAGTTATTGGCGAGTTTTTCTATAATAATGATGCATTTAAGCCGTTTAAGTGAAGAACTTATATTATGGAGCAGTAAAGAATTTGATTTTGTACAGATAGATGATGAATTTTCCACAGGAAGCAGCATAATGCCTCAAAAAAAGAATCCCGATGCTGCAGAACTCATAAGAGGCAAAACAGGGAGAGTATACGGTTCGCTCATGTCACTGCTTACCACGATGAAAGGCATTCCTCTTGCCTACAATAAGGATATGCAGGAAGATAAAGAACAGTTTTTTAACTCCTTAGATACTGTATTAAGCTGTCTTAAAGTTATGAGTGGTATGCTCTCCACATTAAAAATCAAAAAAGACAATACATTTAAAGCTGTTAAAAGAGGATTTTTAAATGCTACAGAAGCAGCTGATTACTTGGTTAATAAAGGAATGGCTTTTAGAGATGCCCACAAAGTAATTGGTGAAATTGTATTGTATTGTGAAGAAAGAGATAAGGCTATAGAAGATGTTTCTGTAGATGAATTGAAAAAGTTTAGCTCTCTTTTTTCAGATGATGTATATGAGTTTATAAACTATGAAAATACATTAAATAGAGGAATTAAGAAAAATCTCAGATAA
- the ehuC gene encoding ectoine/hydroxyectoine ABC transporter permease subunit EhuC — translation MNIEFIKNILPILLKGSVMTIELTVITLILGTMLGVFLALLKLSKNIVLKLVSSFYTWIFRGTPLLLQLFFFYYGLPFIGIELTPFTAAILGLGLNCGAYMAEIIRGGIQSINKGQFEAAKALGFSYVETMRKIILPQTWKIIIPPVGNEFISILKDTSLVSTIAMVELMRSAQQIYASSFDPISVFLTAAILYLIMTTVFTTVFGIFERRLAIYS, via the coding sequence GTGAATATAGAATTTATTAAAAATATATTACCTATTTTATTAAAGGGTAGTGTAATGACAATTGAACTTACAGTAATCACCTTGATATTAGGAACTATGCTTGGAGTGTTTTTGGCACTTTTGAAATTGTCTAAAAATATCGTATTAAAATTAGTATCAAGTTTTTATACATGGATATTTAGAGGAACGCCTTTACTTTTGCAGCTATTTTTCTTCTACTATGGATTACCTTTTATTGGAATAGAGCTTACTCCTTTTACTGCGGCTATATTAGGACTTGGACTAAACTGTGGTGCATATATGGCTGAGATAATAAGAGGTGGAATACAATCCATAAACAAAGGACAATTTGAAGCAGCAAAAGCTCTTGGATTTAGTTACGTAGAGACTATGAGAAAAATTATTTTACCACAAACCTGGAAGATAATAATACCACCAGTAGGAAATGAGTTTATATCCATATTAAAGGATACTTCATTAGTATCTACTATAGCTATGGTTGAACTTATGAGGTCAGCTCAGCAGATATATGCAAGCAGTTTTGATCCAATATCTGTATTTTTAACTGCAGCAATATTGTATCTTATAATGACAACTGTATTTACAACTGTGTTTGGAATATTCGAAAGAAGATTGGCAATTTACAGTTAG
- a CDS encoding sigma-70 family RNA polymerase sigma factor, with protein MKINDKNFLLELKGKNPAALEYIINIYCNLVFKVVLNVLGNDNYENAKECINDVYLLIWNKSHLYNPEKSSFKNWLLAVSKYKAIDYKRSLVKQDNLQIEEQMLISNTDIENEYILREKKEELIKLLQYEHKLDRELFIRKYLLDQDMETLCKNFNLSKGAIYNRLWRTKNSIIRKLHISGEVEVSK; from the coding sequence ATGAAAATTAACGATAAAAACTTTTTATTAGAACTTAAGGGAAAAAATCCTGCAGCCTTAGAATACATAATTAATATTTACTGTAATTTAGTTTTTAAAGTTGTACTAAATGTACTTGGAAACGATAATTATGAAAATGCAAAAGAATGTATTAATGATGTATATCTTTTAATATGGAATAAAAGTCACTTATATAATCCTGAAAAATCTTCATTTAAGAATTGGCTTTTAGCTGTAAGTAAATATAAGGCTATAGATTATAAAAGAAGCTTAGTTAAACAGGACAACCTTCAGATAGAAGAACAAATGTTAATCTCTAATACTGATATTGAAAATGAATATATATTGAGGGAAAAGAAAGAAGAATTAATAAAGCTTTTGCAATATGAACATAAGCTGGACAGAGAACTGTTTATACGAAAATACCTTTTGGATCAAGATATGGAAACCTTGTGTAAAAATTTTAATTTATCAAAAGGGGCTATCTACAATAGATTATGGCGCACTAAAAACTCGATTATAAGAAAATTACATATTTCAGGTGAAGTGGAGGTATCAAAATGA
- a CDS encoding hydrolase produces MGEKINKKDVKYVPEIRGVLRGHMINFPGVIREASGIIVFGKRIKSFAFTTDIAVIKNIDADAILAVYPFTPQSVITESLVTASDVPIFCGVGGGLTTGKRVVNLALNAEFTGAMGVVLNSPTSDEIVRAVREAIDIPIIVTVVSERDDIQKRIESGTSILNVSAGKNSASLVRKIREKYKDVPIIATGGRTKESIEETIEAGANAISYSPPSTAELFKGTMEKYRNM; encoded by the coding sequence ATGGGTGAAAAGATTAATAAAAAAGATGTTAAGTATGTACCAGAGATAAGAGGAGTACTTAGAGGACATATGATAAATTTCCCTGGTGTAATAAGAGAGGCCAGCGGCATAATAGTTTTTGGAAAGAGAATAAAATCTTTTGCATTTACTACGGACATAGCAGTTATAAAAAATATAGATGCAGATGCAATTTTAGCAGTATATCCTTTTACACCCCAATCAGTTATAACAGAGTCATTAGTTACAGCTTCTGATGTACCCATATTTTGCGGTGTAGGTGGTGGACTTACTACAGGAAAAAGGGTTGTAAACTTAGCATTAAATGCTGAATTTACTGGAGCTATGGGGGTAGTGTTAAATAGTCCTACATCTGATGAAATTGTAAGAGCTGTTAGAGAGGCTATCGACATTCCTATTATAGTTACAGTAGTATCTGAAAGAGATGATATTCAAAAGAGAATTGAATCGGGAACTTCCATATTAAATGTATCTGCAGGTAAGAATAGTGCTTCCCTTGTGAGAAAAATAAGAGAAAAATATAAGGATGTTCCTATTATAGCTACAGGTGGAAGGACTAAGGAAAGTATAGAGGAAACTATAGAAGCAGGTGCAAATGCTATTTCCTATAGTCCTCCTTCTACGGCAGAATTGTTTAAGGGAACTATGGAAAAGTATAGAAATATGTAA
- a CDS encoding Lrp/AsnC ligand binding domain-containing protein: protein MSLKINGLDDLDLQILEILLKDSRTPFLEIARQCHVSGGTIHVRVKKMEDMDIIKGTKLIIDNSKIGFDVCGFIGIYLDKAKSFNNSLDELKQIKEIVEIHYTTGDYSIFVKVLCKNITDLQNLLMNKIQSVDGVQRTDTIISLFQPVDRSIDIDVLGE, encoded by the coding sequence TTGAGCTTAAAAATTAATGGTTTAGATGACTTAGACCTTCAAATTCTTGAAATTCTTTTGAAGGATTCAAGGACTCCTTTTCTAGAAATAGCTAGACAATGCCATGTAAGCGGTGGAACTATACATGTTAGAGTTAAAAAAATGGAGGACATGGACATAATAAAAGGTACTAAGCTTATAATCGACAATTCAAAAATTGGATTTGACGTATGTGGCTTTATAGGCATTTATTTGGATAAAGCTAAGTCTTTTAATAATTCGCTAGATGAATTAAAACAAATAAAAGAAATCGTGGAAATCCATTATACAACAGGAGATTATTCTATATTTGTAAAGGTTCTATGTAAAAATATCACTGACTTACAAAATCTACTTATGAATAAAATTCAATCCGTAGATGGAGTTCAAAGAACTGATACAATAATATCTCTATTTCAACCTGTAGATAGAAGCATTGATATCGATGTTTTAGGTGAATAG
- a CDS encoding amino acid ABC transporter ATP-binding protein: MENAILNNGENLDKNEYMIEASNLTKSFNNLLVFKDLNVKVKRGEVLVVIGASGSGKSTLLRCLNHLEELDSGTIVIEGDKLNPKDKKMLRKITTKMGMVFQNFNLFPHMTAVQNVMEAPLVVKKEKKSEVLQRAKQLLSKVGLADKMEYYPSKLSGGQQQRVAIARALAMNPDIMLFDEPTSALDPELVGEVLNVMKDLAKEGMTMVVVTHEMGFAREVADRVIFMDGGKIVEEGSPEEVFSHPKEDRTKEFLNKVLK; this comes from the coding sequence ATGGAAAATGCTATTTTAAATAATGGCGAAAATTTAGATAAAAATGAATATATGATAGAAGCATCTAATTTAACTAAGAGTTTTAATAATCTTTTAGTTTTTAAAGATTTAAATGTGAAAGTAAAGAGAGGTGAGGTTCTTGTAGTTATAGGAGCCTCAGGCTCAGGAAAAAGTACACTGTTAAGATGTCTAAATCATCTGGAGGAATTGGATAGTGGAACTATAGTTATAGAAGGGGATAAATTAAATCCTAAGGATAAAAAAATGCTTCGAAAAATAACTACAAAGATGGGAATGGTTTTTCAAAATTTTAATTTATTTCCACATATGACAGCTGTTCAAAATGTTATGGAAGCTCCACTAGTTGTAAAAAAAGAAAAAAAGTCAGAAGTTTTACAAAGAGCTAAACAACTTTTAAGCAAGGTGGGACTTGCAGATAAGATGGAATATTATCCATCTAAACTCTCAGGTGGACAGCAGCAGAGGGTTGCTATTGCCAGAGCTCTTGCAATGAATCCAGATATAATGTTATTTGATGAACCAACATCAGCCTTAGATCCTGAACTTGTGGGGGAAGTTTTGAATGTAATGAAGGATCTGGCTAAGGAAGGTATGACAATGGTAGTAGTAACTCACGAAATGGGGTTTGCTAGAGAAGTAGCTGATAGGGTTATATTTATGGATGGAGGAAAGATAGTTGAAGAGGGATCTCCAGAGGAAGTATTTTCACATCCGAAAGAAGATAGAACTAAGGAATTTTTAAATAAAGTTCTAAAATAA
- a CDS encoding ABC transporter substrate-binding protein, protein MKKLKKTIIVMLTIVFAAALFAGCGSSNSNSGDGQKGQNALERVKKAGVLKVGLEDSFPPMEFRDNQNVLKGFDIDMANAIGKKLGVKTQFVGTEFNGIILALNSGKFDVIISGLSIDEKRKKQIDFSEPYIQNAQIIVTKSGNEAIKTSKDLAGKKVGVGIGTTSEKVVQTLQGIKEVKKYDKTTEELQDLLIGRIDAVIVDEPVGKYYISSPDKKGKYTVLNEKLTNEPMGIGFKKGDKELETAVQKALDELKKDGTMSKISTKWFGEDIYK, encoded by the coding sequence ATGAAGAAGTTAAAAAAGACAATAATTGTAATGTTGACAATTGTTTTTGCAGCTGCTTTATTTGCAGGATGCGGGAGCAGTAACAGTAATAGTGGAGATGGACAAAAAGGACAGAATGCTTTAGAGAGGGTAAAAAAAGCAGGAGTTCTAAAAGTAGGACTTGAAGATTCTTTTCCACCAATGGAATTTAGAGATAACCAAAACGTACTTAAAGGTTTTGATATAGATATGGCAAATGCCATAGGCAAAAAGCTTGGAGTAAAGACTCAATTTGTAGGTACTGAATTTAATGGAATAATTTTAGCACTTAACTCTGGAAAATTTGATGTTATAATATCAGGACTTAGTATTGATGAAAAGAGAAAAAAGCAAATAGATTTTTCAGAACCTTATATACAAAATGCACAAATTATAGTTACTAAAAGCGGAAATGAAGCAATTAAGACTTCAAAAGATTTAGCTGGAAAGAAAGTAGGAGTAGGAATTGGTACAACTAGTGAAAAAGTTGTTCAAACGTTACAAGGCATAAAAGAAGTTAAAAAATATGATAAGACTACAGAAGAACTTCAGGATTTATTAATAGGAAGAATTGATGCCGTTATAGTAGATGAACCAGTTGGAAAATATTATATATCTAGCCCTGACAAGAAAGGAAAATATACAGTACTTAATGAAAAACTTACCAATGAGCCTATGGGAATAGGATTTAAAAAGGGAGATAAGGAACTTGAAACAGCAGTACAAAAAGCGTTAGATGAGTTAAAAAAGGATGGAACAATGTCTAAAATCTCAACTAAATGGTTTGGAGAAGATATATATAAATAG
- a CDS encoding asparagine synthetase A — protein sequence MKTYVLKDEKELKLLDETMEKVRREKLPAILGIQQAMLMAVDDYMYKNGVVRLLPNMLAPITDPLCHSVEECAITYQGQEFNLTKSMIFHKQITLSNPNLQKIYIVSPNVRLELPERGDKRHLFEFTQVDFEFKDGTMNTVFEFMEGLIKYVFDYIKEECKDKFEKLGIGTSHLDITGPFERHTTQELKAKYGDDFEAIASQKATQPFWLINHKREFYDAEDLDNMGTYKNYDLIWPMGYVEGLSGGEREYKYDRIITRMREAKTDESLLRNYIELAKRGELPKTAGAGFGVERMTRFVCQQKEIDDVTVFSRKPGKEKYIF from the coding sequence ATGAAAACGTATGTATTAAAAGATGAAAAGGAATTAAAACTTTTGGATGAAACTATGGAAAAGGTTAGAAGAGAAAAATTACCTGCTATACTTGGTATACAACAAGCTATGTTGATGGCAGTAGATGATTATATGTATAAAAATGGAGTAGTTAGACTTTTACCTAACATGCTGGCACCTATAACAGATCCACTTTGTCACAGCGTAGAAGAGTGTGCAATTACTTATCAAGGACAAGAATTTAACTTAACAAAGTCTATGATATTTCATAAACAAATAACTCTTTCAAATCCAAACTTACAAAAAATTTATATTGTATCTCCGAATGTAAGATTGGAGCTGCCAGAAAGAGGGGATAAAAGACATTTATTTGAGTTTACTCAGGTTGATTTTGAATTTAAAGATGGTACAATGAATACGGTATTTGAATTTATGGAAGGTCTCATAAAATACGTGTTTGACTATATAAAAGAAGAATGTAAGGACAAGTTTGAAAAATTAGGAATAGGAACATCTCACTTAGATATAACAGGTCCTTTTGAGAGACATACAACTCAAGAGTTAAAAGCCAAATATGGAGATGATTTTGAGGCTATAGCTTCACAAAAAGCAACACAACCATTTTGGTTAATAAATCATAAGAGAGAATTCTACGATGCTGAGGATTTGGATAACATGGGTACTTATAAAAACTATGATTTAATATGGCCTATGGGGTATGTAGAAGGATTAAGTGGAGGAGAAAGAGAATATAAATATGATAGAATAATTACAAGAATGAGAGAAGCTAAAACGGATGAGAGTTTACTTAGAAACTACATTGAGCTTGCAAAAAGAGGAGAACTCCCTAAAACAGCTGGAGCTGGTTTCGGAGTTGAAAGAATGACTAGATTTGTATGTCAACAAAAAGAAATTGATGATGTGACCGTATTTAGCAGAAAACCAGGAAAAGAAAAATATATATTCTAA
- a CDS encoding argininosuccinate synthase: MKDKVVLAYSGGLDTSIIIPWLKENYDLEVIAACIDVGQDDDMKEVENKAIKTGASKVYIEDLKEEFVKDYLFKAVKANILYEDAYFLGTSLARPLMAKRLVEIAHAEGAKYIAHGCTGKGNDQVRFEVGVASFDPTIKIIAPWRIWDIKSREDAIDYANSKGVDVPVTKEKIYSNDKNIWHVSHEGGDLEDPRNEHKTSMYFMTTTPEKAKDEDTYVELYFEKGEPKKLNGKELSPLDMMEQLNKLGGENGIGIVDMVENRLVGMKSRGVYETPGGAILYAAHTALERLTIDKDTFHYKQLVSQRYGELVYDGLWFGSLREALDAFVESTQENVTGTVKLKLYKGNIMPASIDALHPLFNESISSFGASDLYDHKDADGFIKIFSLPSKIRAAVRREN; encoded by the coding sequence ATGAAAGATAAAGTTGTGTTAGCATATTCAGGAGGATTAGATACATCAATTATTATTCCTTGGTTAAAGGAAAATTATGACTTAGAGGTTATTGCAGCTTGTATAGATGTAGGACAAGATGATGATATGAAAGAAGTAGAAAATAAAGCCATTAAAACAGGGGCCTCTAAAGTATATATTGAAGATTTGAAAGAAGAATTTGTAAAAGACTATTTATTTAAGGCAGTAAAGGCCAATATATTGTATGAGGATGCGTATTTTTTAGGTACATCTCTTGCAAGACCACTTATGGCCAAGAGATTAGTTGAAATAGCTCATGCAGAAGGAGCAAAATATATAGCTCACGGATGTACAGGAAAGGGAAATGATCAGGTACGTTTTGAGGTTGGAGTAGCAAGTTTTGATCCTACGATAAAGATAATAGCACCTTGGAGAATATGGGACATAAAGTCCAGAGAAGATGCTATAGATTATGCAAATTCAAAGGGAGTAGATGTTCCTGTAACTAAGGAAAAAATATATTCAAATGATAAAAACATCTGGCATGTAAGTCATGAAGGTGGGGATTTGGAAGATCCAAGAAATGAGCATAAAACAAGTATGTACTTTATGACTACTACACCGGAAAAAGCAAAAGATGAAGACACATATGTGGAGCTTTATTTTGAAAAAGGGGAACCTAAAAAGCTAAATGGAAAAGAATTAAGCCCTTTAGATATGATGGAACAGCTAAACAAACTAGGTGGAGAAAATGGAATTGGAATAGTTGATATGGTAGAGAACAGATTGGTTGGCATGAAATCAAGAGGTGTATATGAAACTCCTGGTGGAGCAATATTATATGCTGCACATACTGCCCTTGAAAGATTAACTATAGATAAGGATACTTTTCACTATAAACAATTAGTATCTCAAAGATATGGTGAACTTGTATATGATGGACTTTGGTTTGGAAGTCTTAGAGAGGCATTGGATGCTTTTGTTGAGTCTACTCAGGAAAATGTAACAGGAACAGTAAAATTAAAGTTATACAAAGGAAATATAATGCCAGCAAGTATAGATGCCCTACATCCTCTATTTAATGAAAGTATATCTTCGTTTGGTGCAAGTGATTTATATGATCATAAAGATGCAGATGGATTTATTAAAATTTTCAGCTTACCTTCTAAAATAAGAGCTGCGGTAAGAAGGGAAAATTAG
- a CDS encoding XdhC family aldehyde oxidoreductase maturation factor, with protein sequence MEGLYKEMVKLLQKEESFVVATIFDKTGSAPRTAGAKMVVRNDGSIIGTIGGGRLEADAIDLAKKSLSLKQTVMQSFDLTNNDAASMDMICGGKGEVLIDFIDAQNENNRMIYETVVKIQEKREKAWFITVLDNVSGTSNLRCQQCIVKPDKTLIGKIDCDPNILDKLIAGPAKISIHAEVIDNQRFLVEPLRPEGTVYIFGAGHVSQRIAPLSETVGFRTVVLDDREEYANRRRFLEPTELMTIDSFNKLPNLHIDEDSYLVIVTRGHLYDKVVLEQVLRSNAKYIGMIGSKSKRDKIFTQLLNQGYTKEEIRSVYSPIGTSIGAETPEEIAVSIVGELIKVRSEGEKINSKKKGNNSNICCN encoded by the coding sequence ATGGAAGGATTATATAAAGAGATGGTAAAGCTTTTACAGAAAGAAGAAAGTTTTGTAGTAGCGACTATATTCGACAAAACGGGTTCAGCACCGCGTACTGCTGGTGCAAAGATGGTAGTTAGAAATGACGGTTCAATTATTGGAACCATAGGAGGAGGGCGTTTAGAAGCTGATGCCATAGATCTTGCTAAAAAGTCACTGTCTTTAAAACAAACTGTAATGCAGTCTTTTGATTTGACTAACAATGATGCAGCTTCTATGGATATGATTTGTGGTGGTAAAGGCGAGGTTTTAATAGACTTTATAGATGCTCAGAATGAAAATAATCGAATGATTTATGAAACAGTAGTAAAAATTCAGGAAAAGAGGGAAAAAGCATGGTTTATTACAGTGCTGGATAATGTCTCTGGTACCTCTAATTTGAGATGCCAACAATGCATAGTAAAACCAGATAAAACTCTTATTGGTAAAATTGATTGTGATCCAAATATCTTGGATAAACTGATAGCTGGACCAGCGAAAATATCCATACATGCTGAAGTAATAGATAATCAGCGCTTTTTGGTAGAACCTTTACGTCCTGAAGGAACAGTTTATATTTTTGGGGCAGGGCATGTATCTCAAAGAATAGCACCTTTAAGTGAAACAGTTGGTTTTAGAACGGTAGTATTAGATGATCGTGAAGAGTATGCTAATCGAAGAAGATTTTTAGAGCCTACAGAACTTATGACCATTGATTCGTTTAACAAATTACCGAATTTACATATTGATGAAGATAGTTATTTAGTTATTGTGACTAGAGGACATCTTTATGATAAAGTTGTTTTAGAACAGGTACTTCGCAGCAATGCTAAGTATATTGGCATGATAGGAAGTAAGAGTAAACGAGATAAGATTTTTACTCAATTACTTAATCAGGGATATACAAAAGAAGAAATTAGAAGTGTTTACTCACCAATAGGTACAAGCATAGGAGCAGAAACACCAGAAGAAATTGCAGTAAGTATTGTAGGAGAGCTGATTAAAGTAAGATCAGAAGGTGAAAAGATAAATTCTAAGAAAAAGGGTAATAATTCTAATATCTGTTGTAATTAA
- a CDS encoding GntR family transcriptional regulator produces the protein MKNSIYCKIADDIRDRIISGELKTGDDLPSETALCSEYSTSRMTVRKGLAILSNDGYIYSIPGKGYFVQKPNYNKYTIFYSERNNLINDVDRIKLLSVDVVLPDDKLATNLRISKNRKIIRIRRLFYTQGDAMAYDLKYLIYQRGVPIIENEIENATFPEMMSNRASLYSLNKEIVMYAKMPGEEIKELLKMYDEVALFVVEQKLNDVKDKPIGFGITYFRGDYIKLHGVSQ, from the coding sequence ATGAAAAACTCTATATATTGTAAAATAGCCGATGATATACGTGATAGAATTATTAGTGGTGAACTTAAAACAGGGGATGATTTGCCTTCTGAAACAGCTTTATGTAGTGAATATAGTACAAGCAGGATGACGGTTAGAAAGGGGCTTGCCATTTTATCTAATGATGGATACATATATTCTATACCAGGAAAAGGATATTTTGTCCAAAAGCCTAATTATAACAAATATACTATTTTTTATAGTGAGAGAAACAATTTGATAAATGATGTGGATCGCATAAAACTTCTATCTGTAGATGTTGTTTTGCCTGATGATAAACTTGCAACTAATCTTCGTATAAGTAAAAATAGAAAGATAATAAGAATTAGAAGATTGTTTTATACACAAGGGGATGCCATGGCTTATGATTTAAAATACCTAATATACCAAAGGGGAGTTCCAATTATAGAAAATGAGATTGAAAATGCTACTTTCCCAGAAATGATGTCAAATAGGGCTTCTCTTTATAGTTTAAACAAGGAAATTGTAATGTATGCTAAAATGCCGGGAGAAGAGATTAAGGAACTTTTAAAAATGTATGATGAGGTTGCGTTATTTGTTGTAGAGCAAAAATTAAATGATGTTAAAGATAAGCCAATTGGATTTGGAATAACTTACTTTAGAGGAGATTATATTAAATTACACGGGGTTAGTCAATAA